The Solanum lycopersicum chromosome 6, SLM_r2.1 genome has a window encoding:
- the LOC101263215 gene encoding ATP-dependent zinc metalloprotease FTSH 9, chloroplastic, with product MAIIEHHLRPFIHVQISLNFQYNPKYFYRHTFFCNRYGFLHEKPISLISQKTPFRLNAIFPKSLSGFDFLGKKNSQKKLTPREISVQANGSCQQDSDSTEKSESSGTDSKKSPGSEPGPRVPNSGSSRREKQGKDNWWWSKGRKLRWEPIVQAQEIGVLLLQLGIVMFVMRLLRPGLPLPGSDPRAPTMFVTVPYSEFLSKINSNQVQKVEVDGVHIMFKLKSEVSSSVIETEVVNVNENGNSKLQDSEAVIRSVTPTKKIVYTTTRPSDIKTPYEKMLENDVEFGSPDKRSGGFMNSALIALFYIAVLAGLLHRFPVNFSQSTAGQLRNRKSGGSGGTKVSELGETITFADVAGVDEAKEELEEIVEFLRNPDKYVRLGARPPRGVLLVGLPGTGKTLLAKAVAGEAEVPFISCSASEFVELYVGMGASRVRDLFARAKKEAPSIIFIDEIDAVAKSRDGKFRIVSNDEREQTLNQLLTEMDGFDSNSAVIVLGATNRSDVLDPALRRPGRFDRVVMVEAPDRCGREAILKVHVSKKELPLAQDVDLGNIASMTTGFTGADLANLVNEAALLAGRLSKVVVERIDFIQAVERSIAGIEKKTAKLQGSEKGVVARHEAGHAVVGTAVANLLSGQPRVEKLSILPRSGGALGFTYIPPTNEDRYLLFVDELRGRLVTLLGGRAAEEVLYSGRVSTGALDDIRRATDMAYKAVAEYGLSQTIGPISVATLSGGGMDDGGSMSWGRDQGHLVDLVQREVKALLQSALDIALCVVRANPKVLEGLGAQLEENEKVEGEQLQEWLSMVVAPAELNFFIKGKEGSLLPLQAGSG from the exons atGGCAATAATCGAACACCATCTTCGTCCCTTTATTCATGTACaaatttctttgaattttcaGTATAATCCGAAGTATTTTTACAGACATACTTTCTTCTGCAATCGCTATGGTTTTTTACACGAAAAACCCATTTCTTTGATCTCCCAAAAGACCCCTTTTCGTTTAAATGCTATATTTCCAAAATCCCTTTCTGGGTTTgattttttggggaaaaagaattCACAGAAAAAGTTAACTCCACGTGAAATTAGTGTTCAGGCTAATGGGTCCTGTCAACAAGATTCGGATTCAACGGAAAAATCCGAATCTTCTGGTACAGACAGCAAGAAATCTCCGGGTTCAGAACCGGGTCCTCGGGTCCCTAATTCGGGTTCGTCAAGAAGGGAGAAGCAAGGGAAAGATAATTGGTGGTGGTCCAAGGGCAGGAAATTGAGGTGGGAACCGATAGTTCAAGCTCAAGAAATTGGGGTTTTGTTATTGCAATTGGGGATTGTGATGTTTGTTATGAGATTACTAAGACCCGGTTTGCCATTACCCGGGTCGGATCCTAGAGCTCCGACAATGTTTGTAACTGTTCCATATAGTGAGTTTTTGAGTAAGATAAATAGTAATCAGGTGCAGAAAGTTGAGGTTGATGGTGTACATATAATGTTCAAATTGAAGAGTGAAGTGAGTAGTAGTGTAATAGAGACTGAGGTTGTgaatgtgaatgaaaatggaAATAGTAAGTTGCAAGATTCTGAGGCAGTGATAAGGAGTGTAACTCCTACAAAGAAAATTGTGTATACTACCACGAGGCCGAGTGATATAAAGACCCCTTATGAGAAAATGCTTGAGAATGATGTTGAGTTTGGTTCTCCCGATAAACGGTCTGGTGGATTCATGAACTCTGCACTG ATAgcattattttatattgctgTACTAGCGGGGCTTCTTCATCGCTTCCCAGTGAATTTTTCTCAG AGCACAGCTGGCCAACTCAGAAATCGCAAGTCAGGGGGTTCAGGTGGCACAAAAGTGTCTGAACTAGGGGAAACTATCACATTTGCTGATGTTGCAGGCGTTGACGAGGCTAAGGAGGAGCTAGAAGAAATTgtg GAATTTCTTAGAAATCCAGATAAGTATGTACGGCTTGGTGCACGTCCTCCTCGTGGTGTTCTACTG GTTGGTCTCCCCGGGACAGGAAAGACACTTCTAGCAAAGGCTGTTGCTGGGGAAGCTGAGGTTCCTTTTATCAGTTGTTCTGCAAGTGAGTTTGTAGAATTGTATGTAGGAATGGGAGCATCACGCGTCCGTGACCTGTTTGCACGGGCAAAGAAGGAGGCACCTTCAATAATTTTTATCGATGAG ATAGATGCTGTGgcaaaaagccgtgatggaaaaTTCCGCATTGTAAGCAATGATGAAAGAGAGCAGACATTGAACCAACTACTCACT GAGATGGACGGATTTGACAGTAATTCTGCTGTAATTGTTCTTGGAGCAACAAATCGCTCTGATGTCTTAGACCCTGCTCTTCGCCGACCTGGGAGATTTGACCGTGTTGTAATG GTGGAAGCGCCTGATAGGTGTGGAAGAGAAGCTATCTTAAAGGTACATGTCTCCAAGAAAGAACTTCCCTTGGCACAAGATGTTGATCTTGGTAACATCGCTTCTATGACTACTGGTTTTACGGG GGCAGATCTTGCAAATCTGGTGAATGAAGCTGCTCTGTTGGCAGGAAGACTGAGTAAAGTTGTAGTTGAAAGAATTGATTTCATTCAAGCTGTTGAGCGTTCAATTGCG GGCATTGAGAAGAAGACTGCCAAACTGCAGGGAAGTGAGAAGGGTGTAGTAGCAAGGCATGAAGCAGGGCACGCAGTAGTTGGGACTGCTGTTGCAAATCTTCTTTCCGGGCAGCCACGGGTTGAG AAGCTGAGCATATTGCCAAGATCTGGAGGGGCTTTAGGATTTACTTATATTCCTCCAACCAATGAGGACAGATATCTGCTCTTTGTTGATGAATTGCGTGGGAGGTTGGTCACTCTTCTTGGTGGACGTGCTGCGGAAGAAGTATTGTACTCTGGACGTGTATCTACTGGTGCTCTTGATGATATACGCAGAGCTACAGACATGGCCTACAAGGCAGTGGCTGAATATGGTCTTAGTCAGACCATTGGCCCTATCTCAGTGGCAACACTTTCTGGAGGTGGGATGGATGATGGTGGATCCATGTCCTGGGGAAGGGACCAG GGGCATCTTGTTGATCTTGTTCAAAGAGAGGTCAAGGCTTTACTGCAGTCTGCACTTGATATTGCACTCTGTGTTGTACGTGCTAATCCCAAAGTTCTTGAGGGGTTGGGAGCTCAATTGGAAG AGAATGAGAAAGTAGAAGGTGAGCAACTACAAGAATGGTTGAGCATGGTCGTTGCACCAGCAGaacttaattttttcataaaggGCAAAGAAGGATCTTTACTTCCACTGCAAGCAGGCTCTGGATGA
- the LOC104647800 gene encoding probable GPI-anchored adhesin-like protein PGA55 translates to MAVESSNISSLIWTNVKYSIEFSSTFTKKHPFVSFTLLFFILFYALSPSNTWFFIYSLPLLFFFTVLLILFFSIPSFKHFERDVDHSKPSENTISHHDEDVIEDKRKAFLRARSVRRRKSKKCIETGAEEFIQGGTFRMPLSDDHDHDDFVDKGALIEEKLKDIREVEVHSISHGRDECSSSSSIFKNSRPVEYSYEGSGKCFKSYSCMYERRRECFGETEYDGARNKGVQWKDDDQKNLMDLGLSEIERTRRLESLMARRRARKMLSLQVRRSLMNIGCKETFPPISSILIPKHKESTNQFSTTPGSAPSILGPNRNPFDLPYDQHEEKPNVRGGSFMQEFMSAQEQKELMLSRHGSFCMGTALSGDLNLDQRERTQRSDLPSRQWFPETSESSKSRHPLGKEENDRIVEEVPSQASEPEMNVVYKGDQSREVQDEKDSSEVQIKSVLVEDISNRVSSSSSSEDDEPIYKIDKDAILKSIASPALRNLSGDPSPSGLSLLENTIENERLYYPNRPMHHTPGQSIASDLQVEVSEVGSPPLTDDGNSSVGEEISIDGEIEKAITSSSEDVLMSSSHLARVDENESNSREVCEVTEQDIVEFGFSRFHMSENNVPQNIPSERTIEPYSTGSSSFPPPRTDRNQASSSYQQRRPEGLSVVGERFQGSLLQPEFPAQQLPFALTSLVSPTSVLQPNCLIEHGSSSSIDQLQNDRSVNISSERSDSIASQESDLSLSNLTLQVSELPSETENSISAKENDVAALVLDSASEQHSEPVAFSTIGQGHHSFEASSSTSSSKSVSQPTFSIDKGSSSNLEAQQVDRRKLKNKLTDEVTAESCDPTSTRSSKLTLRNPTVQSSVPHPKTQKSAENSKSLPRNEIHEALHDNGGKQPIEEVFSTISQSIDGSQASSSSSPHDLVVEQVPRASTSSPSPNTMIQPKFSASEGSSTSETQKRMQDPIPGIPSESSVNQDLISLQSLIREVPTASSCSSSPKSVLKPKSSTGQGPLLNFDREEQIGESPSPRMSRTSLVESASDQLHHTDAKTKPSNDEEKFHEEATNHNDVKKEDLPKMSLKEVSVESPNKTTMVSSNTTNNNKQEKTSDVTNFASSSTDKNEILVTPISASEQTSDKGNSAALKETHSEKRDCKEKAKD, encoded by the exons ATGGCTGTTGAGTCAAGCAATATTAGTAGTTTGATATGGACAAATGTTAAATATTCTATAGAATTTTCTTCCACTTTTACCAAAAAACATCCATTTGTTTCATTCACTTTGTTATTCTTCATCTTGTTTTATGCACTTTCACCATCAAACACATGGTTTTTCATATATTCCTTACcccttttgttctttttcaCTGTTCTTCTTATACTCTTCTTTAGCATTCCAAGTTTCAAACACTTTGAAAGAGATGTTGATCATTCGAAACCTTCTGAGAATACAATCAGTCACCATGATGAAGATGTCATTGAGGATAAACGAAAGGCTTTCCTTCGAGCTAGATCTGTTAGACgaagaaaatccaagaaatgtaTAGAAACTGGTGCTGAGGAGTTTATACAAGGTGGAACGTTTCGAATGCCTTTAAGTGATGATCATGATCATGATGATTTTGTTGATAAAGGCGCGTTGATTGAAGAAAAACTGAAAGATATACGAGAGGTGGAAGTGCATTCGATAAGTCATGGTCGTGATGAATGCTCTTCTAGCTCAAGTATTTTCAAGAATTCAAGGCCTGTTGAGTATTCTTATGAAGGAAGTGGAAAATGTTTCAAATCATATAGTTGTATGTATGAGAGAAGAAGAGAATGTTTTGGTGAAACAGAATATGATGGGGCTAGAAATAAGGGTGTGCAATGGAAAGATGATGATCAAAAGAATCTGATGGATCTTGGACTTTCTGAGATTGAAAGGACTAGAAGATTGGAAAGTTTAATGGCACGAAGACGAGCACGAAAGATGTTGAGCCTACAGGTTAGAAGATCATTGATGAATATAGGCTGCAAAGAAACATTTCCTCCAAtatcttcaattttaattcCAAAACATAAAGAATCAACTAATCAATTTTCAACTACCCCGGGTTCAGCCCCTTCGATTTTGGGACCTAATCGGAATCCTTTTGACCTTCCTTATGATCAACATGAAGAAAAGCCTAATGTAAGAGGTGGAAGTTTTATGCAAGAGTTCATGTCAGCTCAGGAACAGAAGGAGTTGATGTTATCCAGGCATGGAAGCTTCTGTATGGGGACTGCATTGTCAGGGGATTTGAATCTTGATCAGCGCGAAAGGACTCAACGTTCTGATCTTCCATCCAGGCAATGGTTTCCAGAGACATCTGAAAGTTCCAAATCAAGACACCCGTTAG GTAAGGAAGAAAATGACAGAATAGTTGAAGAAGTACCATCTCAAGCATCCGAACCGGAGATGAACGTGGTCTATAAAGGAGATCAAAGTAGGGAAGTCCAGGATGAAAAAGACAGTAGTGAAGTACAGATAAAGTCAGTACTAGTGGAAGATATTAGCAATAGGGTAAGTTCATCATCTTCGTCGGAAGATGATGAACCAATCTATAAGATAGACAAAGATGCAATCTTGAAGTCTATTGCTTCTCCTGCTCTAAGGAACTTATCAGGTGATCCATCGCCTTCTGGTTTATCCTTGTTGGAGAACACGATAGAGAACGAACGTTTATACTATCCTAATCGTCCTATGCATCACACTCCCGGCCAGTCTATTGCTTCTGACTTGCAAGTGGAGGTTTCTGAAGTTGGTTCACCTCCCTTGACAGACGATGGGAACTCATCCGTGGGTGAGGAGATCTCTATAGATGGGGAGATAGAAAAAGCTATAACGTCTAGCAGTGAGGACGTTCTGATGTCTTCATCTCACCTAGCTAGAGTAGATGAAAATGAATCAAATTCCAGAGAAGTATGCGAGGTCACTGAACAAGATATAGTAGAATTTGGATTTTCGAGGTTCCATATGTCTGAGAATAATGTGCCACAAAATATTCCATCAGAACGAACAATCGAACCGTATTCCACTGGTTCAAGCTCATTTCCACCTCCAAGGACAGACAGGAATCAAGCTAGCAGTAGTTATCAACAGCGTAGGCCGGAAGGACTTTCTGTAGTCGGTGAAAGATTTCAAGGTTCATTACTACAGCCAGAATTTCCAGCACAACAACTCCCTTTCGCATTAACGTCATTAGTATCACCGACATCTGTTCTACAACCAAATTGTTTGATTGAACATGGATCCTCTTCGAGTATTGATCAGCTACAAAATGATAGGTCAGTGAACATATCTAGTGAAAGATCAGATTCAATTGCTTCACAGGAATCAGATCTTAGTTTAAGCAACTTAACATTACAAGTTTCTGAATTACCTTCAGAAACAGAAAATTCAATTTCAGCCAAAGAGAACGATGTCGCTGCACTCGTTCTAGACAGTGCCAGCGAACAACATAGTGAACCTGTGGCATTTTCGACTATTGGACAAGGACATCACTCATTTGAAGCCTCTTCTAGTACATCATCGTCTAAGTCTGTTTCGCAACCAACATTTTCCATTGATAAAGGATCTAGTTCAAATTTGGAGGCTCAACAAGTAGATAGGCGCAAACTAAAAAATAAGCTGACAGATGAAGTAACTGCTGAAAGTTGTGATCCAACCAGTACTCGGAGCTCAAAACTTACGTTAAGAAATCCGACAGTGCAAAGTTCAGTACCACATCCGAAGACACAGAAGTCTGCAGAAAATTCAAAGTCTCTCCCTAGGAATGAAATTCATGAAGCACTTCACGATAATGGTGGTAAACAGCCTATTGAAGAAGTTTTTTCTACAATTAGCCAGAGTATTGATGGTTCAcaagcatcatcatcatcatcaccacatGATTTGGTGGTTGAACAAGTTCCGAGGGCCTCTACTTCATCCCCCTCTCCCAACACTATGATTCAACCAAAGTTCTCAGCAAGTGAAGGCTCCTCGACTTCTGAAACACAGAAAAGAATGCAG GATCCGATACCTGGAATTCCATCGGAGAGCTCTGTCAATCAAGACTTGATCAGCTTACAATCTTTAATCCGAGAAGTCCCTACAGCCTCGAGTTGTTCATCATCACCAAAGTCCGTACTCAAACCAAAGTCCTCAACAGGTCAAGGCCCTCTGTTGAACTTTGACAGGGAGGAACAAATAGGTGAAAGTCCAAGTCCAAGAATGTCTAGAACTTCATTAGTTGAGTCTGCATCAGACCAACTTCATCATACAGATGCTAAAACG AAACCATCCAATGATGAAGAGAAGTTTCATGAAGAAGCCACTAATCACAATGATGTCAAGAAGGAGGACTTACCTAAAATGAGCCTCAAAGAAGTCTCTGTAGAATCACCAAACAAGACCACTATGGTGTCTTCCaacaccaccaacaacaacaaacaagaaaagacaAGTGATGTTACAAATTTTGCTTCCAGTTCAACTGAcaagaatgaaattttagtCACTCCTATTAGTGCAAGTGAACAAACTTCAGATAAGGGTAATTCTGCAGCATTAAAGGAAACACATAGTGAAAAAAGAGATTGTAAAGAGAAGGCTAAAGACTAA
- the LOC101263519 gene encoding uncharacterized protein, with the protein MDFVYKNPSALIEERVKDLLSRMTLEEKIGQMTQIERSVATPSVITDLSIGSILSVGGSAPFEDAPSEAWADMVDGFQKAALESRLGIPLLYGVDAIHGNNNVYGATVFPQNVGLGATRDADLVQKIGIVTALEVRACGINYTFAPCVAVCRDPRWGRCYESYGEDTELIRKMTSIVTGLQGQPPPGYPQNYPFLAGRDKVVACAKHFVGDGGTDRGINEGNTISSYEDLERIHIPPYIDCISQGVCTVMASYSKWNGSHLHSSHFLLTEVLKGKLGFKGFVISDSEGIDRFFHPHGSNYDQSILAAINAGIDMVMVPFRYQLFLDHLKYLVESGNIPMTRIDDAVERILRVKFVSGAFENPLSDRSLLDTVGCHQHRELAREAVRKSLVLLKNGKDVTKPFLPLDRKAKRILVAGKHADDLGFQCGGWTKTWEGMGGRITIGTTILEAIKDAVGGETELVYEENPSPDTFASQDFSYCIVVVGEPPYCESGGDSQDLRIPLGGEELISLVADRVPTLVILISGRPLHIEPSILEKMDAFVAAWLPGTEGTGITDVIFGDFEFHGTLPMTWFKSVDQLPLHQEQNSYEPLFPFGYGLTSKNKVI; encoded by the exons ATGGATTTTGTGTACAAGAACCCATCAGCTCTTATTGAGGAAAGAGTAAAAGATTTGTTGTCTCGGATGACACTTGAAGAAAAAATAGGCCAAATGACTCAGATCGAACGCAGTGTTGCTACCCCCTCTGTCATTACTGACCTTTCTATAG GGAGTATACTCAGTGTTGGAGGCAGTGCGCCATTTGAGGATGCTCCATCGGAAGCTTGGGCAGATATGGTTGACGGATTTCAAAAGGCTGCGCTGGAATCACGGCTTGGGATTCCGCTTCTTTATGGAGTTGACGCTATTCATGGCAATAACAATGTTTATGGTGCTACCGTTTTTCCACAAAATGTGGGCCTTGGAGCCACCAG AGATGCAGACTTGGTTCAGAAGATTGGGATTGTGACTGCTCTTGAAGTCAGGGCTTGTGGCATTAACTATACTTTTGCTCCCTGTGTTGCT GTATGTAGAGATCCCAGGTGGGGAAGATGCTATGAGAGTTATGGCGAAGACACCGAACTTATTAGGAAGATGACCTCAATTGTCACAGGCTTGCAAGGGCAACCACCTCCTGGATACCCCCAAAACTATCCTTTTCTAGCTGGAAG AGACAAGGTTGTTGCCTGTGCAAAGCACTTTGTTGGAGATGGGGGTACTGACCGAGGTATAAATGAGGGAAATACCATATCATCGTATGAAGATCTAGAGAGAATACATATTCCCCCATATATTGACTGTATTTCTCAGGGAGTTTGCACAGTAATGGCATCCTACTCTAAATGGAATGGAAGCCACCTGCATTCTAGCCACTTTCTTCTTACTGAAGTTTTGAAAGGGAAGCTCGGATTTAAG GGCTTTGTTATTTCTGATTCCGAAGGAATTGACCGATTTTTCCATCCTCATGGATCTAACTATGACCAAAGTATTTTGGCAGCAATCAATGCAGGGATTGACATG GTGATGGTTCCTTTTCGGTATCAATTATTTCTCGATCATTTGAAATATCTTGTGGAATCTGGGAATATTCCAATGACCAGAATTGATGATGCTGTTGAAAGGATCCTGAGAGTTAAGTTTGTTTCCGGAGCTTTTGAGAACCCTCTGAGTGATAGGTCATTGTTGGATACCGTTGGTTGTCAT CAACATCGCGAATTAGCACGTGAAGCAGTTCGCAAATCACTGGTTCTTCTAAAGAATGGGAAGGATGTAACAAAACCATTTCTTCCGCTAGATAGGAAGGCAAAGAGAATTCTTGTAGCAGGAAAACATGCTGACGACCTTGGATTCCAATGTGGAGGGTGGACTAAAACATGGGAAGGAATGGGCGGAAGAATCACGATTG GTACAACTATTCTGGAAGCTATTAAAGATGCTGTTGGAGGGGAAACAGAACTGGTATATGAAGAAAATCCTTCACCAGACACCTTTGCGAGTCAAGACTTCTCTTATTGCATTGTAGTTGTTGGTGAACCTCCCTATTGTGAAAGCGGTGGAGACAGCCAAGACCTCAGAATTCCTCTTGGCGGAGAAGAACTAATAAGCTTGGTTGCAGACAGAGTTCCAACGTTGGTGATATTGATCTCCGGAAGGCCTTTACATATAGAGCCTTCGATTCTGGAGAAAATGGATGCCTTCGTTGCTGCATGGTTACCGGGCACTGAGGGAACTGGTATCACTGATGTCATATTCGGAGATTTTGAATTCCATGGAACCCTCCCTATGACATGGTTTAAGAGTGTAGATCAATTACCCCTGCATCAAGAACAGAACTCCTATGAACCTCTCTTTCCATTCGGCTACGGATTAACAAGTAAAAACAAGGTGATCTAG